In one window of Poriferisphaera corsica DNA:
- a CDS encoding DUF3467 domain-containing protein: MSENQKQVRIRINDRAEKSTYVNAFRTETQADEFVLEVGMNTSVQSVQGDDDVAGEIRFDLENRLVMNPYTAKRLAITLGNYIREHEEKFGELKLNVADRMVQPTS, translated from the coding sequence ATGTCCGAGAATCAGAAGCAAGTTCGTATTCGTATCAATGATCGTGCTGAGAAGTCAACCTATGTGAATGCATTCCGTACGGAAACTCAGGCGGATGAGTTTGTGTTGGAAGTGGGTATGAATACAAGCGTGCAGAGTGTGCAGGGCGACGACGATGTTGCTGGTGAGATTCGCTTTGACCTAGAGAATCGTCTGGTTATGAATCCATACACTGCGAAGCGTTTGGCAATTACACTGGGCAACTACATTCGTGAACACGAAGAGAAATTTGGTGAGTTGAAGCTGAATGTTGCTGACCGTATGGTTCAGCCAACATCATAA
- a CDS encoding sialidase family protein, with protein MTTETVRRDDEHVIVCWLSDNDGRDWREQSVIKTADKDVDLGDGHLIELQDGVLLFSYRYNLYRGVYQHERSYRIAVSASRDEGRTWSDHSIVAESNIGDSQVQAGLWASFLYEDTKGNVFCLYDDEEWPNRIGFKRHQWVTMKKLNRSKKTWGRPRIVGRASNKKELSRDGMPSAVSWENGEVLVVFESVDPNRPHANVINATRSYNGGASWNWRKNREVVYRTKVKNHLAISPWITRIGEDGVICVFATDEDESKANRSGTPPHKMRMSLKYILSADRGRTWSKSYRLNSEAGSIYKPGVGVVGRTKKNNEAEVLVMYQDFKKNGFFSFHGRIKSEAIDNE; from the coding sequence TTGACTACGGAAACGGTCAGGCGAGATGATGAGCATGTGATTGTTTGTTGGTTGAGTGATAATGATGGACGCGATTGGCGTGAGCAATCAGTCATCAAAACTGCGGACAAGGATGTCGATCTTGGTGATGGGCATCTTATTGAATTGCAGGACGGCGTCTTACTGTTTTCTTATCGATACAATTTGTACCGAGGTGTGTATCAGCATGAGCGATCGTATCGTATTGCTGTTTCTGCGAGTCGGGATGAGGGCAGAACCTGGAGCGATCATTCAATAGTAGCGGAATCGAATATTGGGGATAGCCAGGTGCAGGCAGGTTTATGGGCGAGCTTCTTATATGAAGATACCAAGGGTAATGTTTTTTGTTTATACGATGACGAGGAATGGCCAAATCGAATAGGATTTAAACGTCACCAGTGGGTGACGATGAAGAAACTGAATCGTTCAAAGAAGACATGGGGGAGGCCACGGATCGTTGGACGTGCCTCTAACAAAAAAGAACTTTCAAGAGATGGCATGCCTAGTGCTGTGTCATGGGAAAATGGCGAGGTGCTGGTCGTTTTTGAATCGGTTGATCCTAATCGGCCGCATGCGAATGTTATTAATGCGACGCGATCGTATAACGGCGGCGCTTCATGGAATTGGCGAAAAAACCGTGAGGTTGTTTATCGAACGAAGGTAAAAAACCATTTGGCGATATCGCCATGGATTACGCGCATCGGTGAGGATGGCGTTATCTGCGTTTTCGCGACGGATGAAGATGAATCGAAGGCAAATAGATCTGGAACACCTCCTCATAAAATGAGAATGAGCTTGAAATACATATTGAGTGCTGATCGGGGACGGACATGGAGTAAATCGTATCGTTTGAATAGTGAGGCCGGTAGTATTTATAAGCCGGGAGTTGGCGTTGTGGGTCGTACAAAAAAAAACAACGAAGCTGAAGTATTAGTTATGTATCAAGATTTCAAGAAGAATGGCTTTTTTTCATTTCATGGACGTATAAAAAGTGAGGCCATAGATAATGAGTAA
- a CDS encoding TRM11 family SAM-dependent methyltransferase has protein sequence MKDHRSNKQFRPRKPQGSYKQSQPQQFRKPPLRIQPTTLWDYPSQHYGDDVQGDPNYRGATPSYVIWNLLQRYTQEGDLVVDPCCGSGTTLDVAKDLGRNAMGFDVNPTREDITNADARDLPVKNGEVDFVFIDPPYSTHLEYSDDVRCIGKLDAADGSYYEAMDLVLEEINRVLKPGGFLGLYVSDSYVHRGLGKGFHAIGFELFDQMRAMFTPIDIVSVVRHNRTLEMGNYRASAEEENFYLRGFNYLFVMQKPGGEHEGPRPLRAPKQAKPDRRGEGKKWEGKKQYSKKVAKRDAFIGKGKKAAKRQRERGQGPEFHGSGEKIYGGKKRTFRVEGGGPTDMPAKKKRWNKKGPRGKNDS, from the coding sequence ATGAAAGATCACCGAAGTAACAAGCAGTTCCGCCCTCGGAAGCCACAGGGTTCGTATAAACAGTCGCAGCCGCAACAGTTTAGGAAGCCGCCACTGCGGATACAGCCGACGACATTGTGGGATTATCCGTCCCAGCATTACGGTGATGATGTTCAGGGTGATCCTAATTATAGAGGGGCGACGCCGAGCTATGTGATCTGGAATCTGCTCCAGCGGTATACACAAGAGGGTGATCTGGTGGTTGATCCGTGCTGTGGGAGCGGGACGACGCTGGATGTGGCGAAGGATTTGGGGCGCAATGCGATGGGGTTTGATGTGAATCCGACGCGTGAGGATATCACGAATGCGGATGCAAGGGATTTGCCAGTGAAGAATGGTGAGGTGGATTTTGTGTTTATTGACCCGCCTTACTCGACGCATCTGGAGTATTCGGATGATGTGCGGTGTATCGGGAAGTTGGATGCGGCGGATGGGAGTTATTATGAGGCGATGGATCTGGTGTTGGAAGAGATCAATCGGGTGTTGAAGCCGGGCGGTTTTTTGGGGTTGTATGTGAGTGATTCGTATGTGCATCGCGGGTTGGGGAAGGGGTTCCATGCGATCGGTTTTGAGTTGTTTGATCAGATGCGAGCGATGTTCACGCCGATTGATATTGTGTCAGTGGTGAGGCATAACCGGACGCTTGAAATGGGGAATTACAGGGCCTCGGCAGAGGAAGAGAACTTCTATTTACGTGGGTTTAATTACTTGTTTGTGATGCAGAAGCCGGGTGGTGAGCATGAGGGGCCGCGTCCATTGCGGGCACCAAAGCAGGCGAAGCCGGATCGGCGCGGTGAGGGGAAGAAGTGGGAAGGTAAGAAGCAATATAGTAAAAAGGTGGCGAAGCGAGATGCGTTTATAGGTAAGGGTAAGAAGGCGGCGAAACGGCAGCGTGAGCGAGGGCAGGGGCCTGAGTTTCATGGGTCAGGGGAGAAGATTTATGGGGGTAAGAAGCGGACGTTTCGTGTTGAAGGGGGTGGTCCGACGGATATGCCGGCGAAGAAGAAAAGGTGGAACAAGAAGGGGCCTCGTGGAAAGAATGATTCGTGA
- a CDS encoding glycosyltransferase family 2 protein — translation MPLSIDDVTVLICTRNRSNCVIRAIESTLSQKPYPPHIIVLDDFSTDDTVSVIRSQFPQVELLTPDNKQHNYIKHRNDLVKLAQTPIVLLLDDDAYLTDENIVTGALPYFSNLRIAIVGIPCFNPQTNNWEQGSPNTSKQSNPHSPKLLNAYMESTSLYRRDAYLHAQGFREDLAMYTEAADLSTRLFQRGFLIALANTAPINHDPGPRAVTPSSTPQSASTPYSPLWRADLHTRNNFLFTTRYVPFTRIPPVLLNQLKTIYNRYKNINHRRRIPLVLLKSALACLANLPKRKPLSTDQYLRWCHLPRPESTIQALEPHLPPLPDLTPLTPKPAAVST, via the coding sequence ATGCCACTCTCAATCGATGACGTCACCGTTCTCATCTGTACACGCAACCGTTCTAACTGCGTAATCCGCGCTATCGAATCCACTCTATCTCAAAAACCATACCCACCCCACATCATTGTCCTCGATGACTTTTCGACCGACGACACTGTTTCTGTCATCCGCAGCCAATTCCCTCAAGTCGAACTCCTCACACCCGACAACAAACAGCACAACTACATCAAACACAGAAACGATCTCGTCAAACTCGCCCAGACACCCATCGTTCTTCTCCTTGATGACGACGCATATCTCACCGACGAGAACATCGTTACCGGCGCCCTTCCCTATTTCTCAAACCTCCGCATCGCAATCGTCGGCATCCCCTGCTTCAACCCACAAACCAACAATTGGGAGCAAGGCTCTCCCAACACATCCAAACAGTCCAACCCACATTCACCCAAACTTCTCAATGCATACATGGAGTCCACCTCCCTCTACCGCCGCGACGCCTACCTCCATGCCCAAGGCTTCCGTGAAGACCTCGCCATGTACACCGAAGCCGCCGACCTCTCCACACGTCTCTTCCAACGTGGCTTCCTCATCGCACTCGCAAACACTGCCCCCATCAACCACGACCCCGGCCCACGAGCCGTCACCCCCTCCTCAACACCTCAATCCGCATCCACCCCCTACTCCCCCCTCTGGCGAGCCGACCTCCACACCCGCAACAATTTCCTCTTCACCACCCGTTACGTCCCCTTCACCCGCATCCCCCCTGTCCTCCTCAACCAATTAAAAACCATCTACAACCGCTACAAAAATATCAACCACCGCCGGCGCATCCCTCTCGTTCTCCTCAAATCCGCTCTCGCCTGCCTCGCCAACCTCCCAAAACGCAAGCCTTTATCCACAGACCAATACCTCCGTTGGTGCCACCTCCCACGCCCCGAATCCACCATTCAAGCCCTTGAGCCCCATCTTCCTCCCCTACCTGATCTCACACCACTCACCCCAAAACCCGCCGCAGTATCGACCTGA
- a CDS encoding AraC family transcriptional regulator, which produces MPLICEPKHEDIPSIETYNIGENTYEQLVGSEQIPALRNNNIIFTGTSIASDEFSFVRLKPDLSQILITVKGQGEVYTEDGWQPLPEGHAYITPRDIMHAYRGVSRKMWTVCWVTYHDPKDIVPTVSLDIPTITQANPKTLYAAITGLNEEYRSKADPHKLEIWSNLVHDYVSTILESWRIPDRLWYIWDHVNRNLNKKWCIQSLAKYGHISPEYLRVLCRKHHNTSPMNYVAYLRMQHAANLLKRTNLKLEAIAITIGYDNAFSFSRAFKRIMGYSPMAYRSL; this is translated from the coding sequence ATGCCACTTATCTGCGAACCAAAACACGAAGATATTCCAAGCATTGAAACTTACAACATCGGTGAAAATACATACGAACAGCTTGTTGGCAGCGAACAAATACCTGCTCTTCGAAACAACAATATTATTTTCACGGGTACATCAATTGCGTCTGATGAATTTTCATTTGTTCGATTAAAACCCGACCTAAGTCAAATACTAATTACCGTAAAAGGCCAAGGTGAAGTTTATACTGAAGATGGTTGGCAACCATTACCCGAAGGTCACGCATACATCACCCCACGTGATATCATGCACGCTTACCGAGGTGTTTCACGAAAAATGTGGACCGTTTGCTGGGTAACCTATCATGACCCCAAAGACATCGTCCCAACTGTCTCTCTCGATATCCCCACAATAACACAAGCGAACCCCAAAACGCTTTATGCTGCAATCACTGGCTTAAACGAGGAATATCGTTCTAAAGCTGACCCGCACAAGCTAGAGATTTGGAGTAATCTCGTACATGATTACGTCTCGACTATTCTAGAATCGTGGCGCATACCAGATCGGCTTTGGTATATCTGGGATCACGTGAATCGTAATTTAAACAAAAAATGGTGTATTCAATCCCTAGCTAAATATGGCCATATCTCACCAGAATACCTCCGCGTACTCTGCCGCAAACACCATAATACTAGCCCCATGAATTACGTTGCATATTTACGCATGCAGCACGCCGCAAACCTCCTCAAACGAACTAATCTTAAGCTCGAAGCAATCGCCATTACGATTGGCTACGACAACGCATTTTCATTCTCACGCGCTTTCAAGCGAATTATGGGCTACTCACCAATGGCTTACAGGTCCTTATAA
- a CDS encoding alpha/beta fold hydrolase, with protein MLELQYESVIDGNVVRWGKMACRDKNKGKKGGGQGGMALIAIHGTPFSSQVWRRILPHLTGRFTVYYYDLVGYGQSEMREGQDVSLGVQNGVLAGLIEEWGLERPHVLAHDFGGATALRGYYLNGLRYGSLTIFDAVALPPWGSALVQHVRKHEKAFSEMPGYMHEAMLRAYLQTAAHRTLSEEAFEIYSEPWLGEVGQAAFYRQITQMDQTYTDEVQGLYGKMDCPVKVLWGEQDEWIPYGKGEALAAMISELPCEVVRDAGHLVQEDCPEAIVAAVLGTWLRKK; from the coding sequence ATGCTTGAGTTACAGTATGAATCGGTGATTGATGGGAATGTCGTGCGGTGGGGGAAGATGGCGTGTCGTGATAAGAACAAGGGAAAAAAAGGGGGGGGTCAGGGGGGGATGGCGTTGATTGCGATACATGGGACGCCGTTTTCGTCACAGGTATGGCGGCGGATATTGCCACATCTGACGGGACGATTTACGGTTTATTATTATGATCTTGTGGGGTATGGGCAGTCAGAGATGCGGGAGGGTCAGGATGTGTCGTTGGGTGTTCAGAACGGGGTGTTGGCGGGGTTGATAGAGGAATGGGGGTTGGAGCGGCCGCATGTTTTGGCGCATGATTTTGGTGGTGCGACGGCGCTGCGGGGGTATTACTTGAATGGTTTGCGGTATGGTTCGTTGACGATTTTTGATGCGGTGGCGTTGCCGCCGTGGGGGTCGGCGCTTGTCCAGCATGTGCGGAAGCATGAAAAGGCGTTTAGTGAGATGCCAGGGTATATGCATGAGGCGATGTTGCGAGCGTATTTGCAGACGGCTGCACATCGAACATTGTCGGAGGAGGCGTTTGAGATCTATAGCGAGCCTTGGCTGGGGGAAGTGGGGCAGGCTGCTTTTTACAGGCAGATCACGCAGATGGATCAGACGTATACGGATGAGGTGCAGGGGTTGTATGGGAAGATGGATTGCCCGGTGAAGGTGTTGTGGGGGGAGCAGGATGAGTGGATTCCGTACGGGAAGGGGGAGGCGTTGGCGGCGATGATTTCGGAGTTGCCGTGTGAGGTTGTTCGGGATGCGGGGCATCTTGTGCAGGAGGATTGTCCGGAAGCGATTGTGGCGGCGGTGTTGGGAACGTGGCTGCGGAAGAAATAA
- a CDS encoding glycoside hydrolase family 2 protein, which translates to MNEPSNNINAEMIYPRPQLKRENAWQLLDGLWDFTVNLSNSDSHDKITYDQRICVPFAPETELSGVTVPDRFMSCWYRRKFEWNTKNNSKSILHFEAVDQTAEVWVNNQYAGKIGGPVRSSLDITQHLNQREQEVVVHVIDDPSDMTQSRGKQDWREQTHIIWYPRTTGIWQSVWIEDVPETSIEKVRFDPRVTSWNIGLDIMLSGNDERRAPWNGWLEVTLTHNDKLLASDRYQVCSKLIQRRITIDDPGVIDERAELTWSPEHPNLIDIDIKLVDDSGNTIDQIKSYTAMRAIGSLDGRLTLNGMPYFSRMVLAQGYWQESGLTAPDDNALRKEVELTKAMGFNGVRLHEKVESERYLYWADRLGLMVWGELGSNYAFVPDDFTKIQSIWIRRVQRDFNHPCVVAWVPVNESWGYPALLEDQQQVHAMRSLYHLTRAIDPTRLVIGNDGWEMFDTDIIAVHDYEGNADILNQRYDLSQRTWPEIFKQEQPGHRQLLLDDRVYENQPVVLSEFGGVKLSDEGNDSWGYTNASDTKDFAQAYMLLLRFANKKDLFGGFCYTQLTDTYQEANGLLKMDRTPKIPIEMINKMTTGANIRIQHYLDDPSPLEDAVSTT; encoded by the coding sequence ATGAACGAACCAAGTAATAATATCAATGCTGAAATGATTTACCCGCGTCCACAACTAAAACGCGAAAACGCATGGCAATTACTTGACGGACTTTGGGACTTTACTGTAAATCTAAGTAACTCCGATTCACACGATAAGATTACGTATGATCAACGTATCTGCGTTCCCTTTGCTCCTGAAACAGAACTTAGTGGTGTCACCGTACCTGATCGTTTTATGTCATGTTGGTACCGCCGTAAATTCGAATGGAATACGAAAAACAACAGCAAGTCGATTCTTCATTTCGAGGCTGTCGATCAAACTGCTGAAGTTTGGGTCAACAATCAATACGCCGGCAAAATTGGCGGGCCTGTACGCTCATCTCTTGATATTACGCAGCATCTCAATCAGCGTGAACAAGAGGTCGTCGTACACGTCATTGACGACCCCTCTGATATGACTCAATCACGCGGCAAGCAAGATTGGCGTGAACAAACACACATCATTTGGTATCCACGCACGACAGGCATTTGGCAATCCGTTTGGATTGAAGATGTACCTGAAACCAGTATTGAAAAAGTTCGCTTCGACCCGCGCGTCACCTCATGGAATATCGGCCTAGACATAATGCTCTCAGGAAACGATGAGCGACGCGCCCCATGGAACGGTTGGCTCGAAGTTACCTTAACCCACAACGACAAACTTCTAGCATCTGATCGCTATCAAGTTTGCAGCAAGCTCATCCAACGTCGTATCACAATAGATGATCCCGGCGTCATCGATGAACGAGCCGAACTTACATGGTCACCAGAACACCCAAATCTGATAGACATCGATATCAAGCTTGTTGATGACTCAGGCAATACTATTGACCAAATAAAAAGCTACACTGCTATGCGTGCGATCGGTTCCCTTGATGGACGCCTCACACTCAATGGCATGCCATACTTCAGCAGAATGGTTCTTGCGCAAGGCTATTGGCAGGAAAGTGGCCTCACCGCTCCCGACGACAATGCCCTGCGTAAAGAGGTCGAACTCACCAAAGCCATGGGTTTCAACGGCGTACGTCTACATGAAAAAGTAGAATCAGAACGCTACCTATATTGGGCTGACCGATTAGGCCTCATGGTATGGGGGGAACTTGGAAGCAACTACGCATTCGTTCCCGATGATTTCACCAAAATACAATCAATCTGGATCCGCCGCGTACAACGTGACTTCAACCATCCGTGTGTTGTCGCTTGGGTACCGGTCAATGAATCCTGGGGCTACCCAGCATTGCTCGAAGATCAACAACAAGTACATGCAATGCGTAGTCTCTATCATCTCACAAGAGCAATCGACCCAACCCGCCTTGTCATCGGCAACGATGGCTGGGAAATGTTTGATACCGACATCATCGCAGTGCACGACTACGAAGGCAATGCTGATATACTCAACCAACGTTACGATCTCTCACAACGTACTTGGCCAGAAATCTTCAAGCAAGAGCAACCCGGACACAGGCAGCTTCTGCTCGATGACCGTGTATACGAAAATCAACCTGTTGTCCTAAGCGAATTCGGCGGCGTCAAGCTATCCGATGAGGGCAACGATTCATGGGGTTACACAAACGCTTCCGATACAAAAGATTTCGCGCAGGCATATATGTTATTGCTGCGTTTCGCCAACAAGAAAGACCTCTTTGGGGGTTTCTGTTACACGCAACTAACCGACACATATCAAGAAGCCAACGGCCTCCTGAAAATGGACCGTACACCAAAAATCCCTATCGAGATGATCAATAAGATGACAACTGGAGCGAATATCCGCATCCAACATTATCTCGATGATCCTTCACCTTTGGAAGATGCGGTCTCAACCACATAA
- the ettA gene encoding energy-dependent translational throttle protein EttA — protein MSNDPQKIIYSMLGVSKKYNNKTVIKDISLSYFYGAKIGVLGLNGSGKSTLLRIIAGMDKDFDGEIQITPGYTVGYLPQEPLVDETKTVREVVEEAVSEVTDLLKEFDEINEKFAEEMSDDDMDKLMTRQGDVQEKLDLLNAWDLDSRLDMAMDALRCPPPDSPVNVLSGGEKRRVALCRLLLQKPDILLLDEPTNHLDAETISWLERHLQQYEGTIIAITHDRYFLDNVAGWILELDRGEGIPWKGNYSSWLDQKQKRLAIEQKQDKKRQQALKHELEWIGKTPQGRQAKSKARISSFESLSSNDERNRAKDAQIYIPPGPRLGELVIKADNLTKAYGDKLLMDNLNFELPRGGIVGVIGPNGAGKTTLFRMITGEEQPDSGSLTVGETVELGYVDQTRDDLDDNKTIWETLSGGNEIIKLGDSQINSRAYCARFSFTGPDQQQKLSNLSGGQRNRVHLANMLKQQMNVLLLDEPTNDLDVNTIRALEEAVTSFVGCAVVVSHDRWFLDRIATHILAFEGDSEIVFYPGNYSDYEADYKRRKGHDADQPHRIKYRKLTR, from the coding sequence ATGAGCAACGATCCACAAAAAATCATCTACTCCATGCTTGGAGTATCTAAAAAATACAATAATAAGACCGTCATCAAAGACATCTCTCTCTCATACTTCTACGGCGCCAAAATCGGCGTTCTCGGCCTCAACGGCTCCGGCAAATCCACACTCCTCCGAATCATCGCTGGTATGGACAAGGACTTCGACGGCGAAATTCAAATCACACCAGGCTACACCGTCGGCTACCTCCCGCAGGAACCACTCGTCGACGAAACCAAAACTGTTCGCGAAGTCGTCGAAGAAGCCGTCTCCGAAGTCACCGACCTCCTCAAAGAATTCGATGAGATCAACGAGAAATTCGCCGAAGAAATGTCCGACGACGACATGGACAAACTCATGACCCGTCAAGGCGACGTCCAGGAAAAACTCGACCTCTTAAACGCATGGGATCTCGACTCACGCCTCGACATGGCCATGGACGCACTCCGCTGCCCACCACCCGACTCACCCGTCAACGTCCTCTCCGGCGGCGAGAAACGTCGCGTCGCACTCTGCCGTTTACTCCTACAAAAACCCGACATTTTGCTCCTCGACGAACCAACCAACCACCTTGATGCAGAGACTATCTCTTGGTTAGAGCGGCACCTTCAGCAATACGAAGGCACCATCATCGCCATCACTCACGACCGCTACTTCCTCGACAACGTCGCCGGCTGGATTCTTGAACTCGACCGCGGCGAAGGCATCCCATGGAAAGGCAACTACTCATCTTGGCTTGACCAAAAACAAAAACGCCTCGCCATCGAACAGAAACAAGACAAAAAGCGTCAACAAGCCCTCAAGCACGAGCTCGAATGGATCGGCAAAACCCCCCAAGGCCGACAAGCCAAATCCAAAGCCCGTATCTCATCATTCGAATCACTCTCCTCAAACGACGAACGCAACCGCGCCAAAGACGCGCAAATCTACATCCCGCCCGGCCCACGTCTCGGCGAACTCGTCATCAAAGCCGACAACCTCACCAAGGCCTACGGCGACAAACTCCTCATGGATAACCTCAACTTCGAACTCCCACGCGGCGGAATCGTCGGCGTCATCGGCCCCAACGGTGCAGGCAAAACCACACTTTTCCGCATGATCACCGGCGAAGAACAGCCCGACTCCGGCTCACTCACCGTCGGCGAAACCGTCGAACTCGGCTACGTCGACCAGACGCGCGACGACCTCGACGATAACAAAACCATCTGGGAAACGCTCTCCGGCGGCAACGAAATCATCAAACTCGGCGACTCCCAAATCAACTCTCGCGCCTACTGCGCTCGCTTCTCATTCACTGGCCCAGACCAACAACAAAAGCTCTCCAACCTCTCCGGCGGACAGCGCAACCGAGTCCACCTCGCAAACATGCTCAAACAGCAAATGAACGTCCTACTCCTCGACGAACCCACCAACGACCTCGATGTCAACACCATTCGCGCACTTGAAGAAGCCGTCACCTCATTCGTCGGCTGCGCCGTCGTCGTCTCCCACGACCGTTGGTTCCTCGACCGCATCGCAACCCATATCCTCGCCTTCGAAGGCGACTCAGAAATCGTCTTCTACCCCGGCAACTACTCCGATTACGAAGCCGACTACAAGCGCCGCAAAGGCCACGACGCCGATCAACCCCACCGCATCAAATACCGCAAACTCACACGATAA
- a CDS encoding DNA-directed RNA polymerase subunit alpha C-terminal domain-containing protein: MTDADATFGAAQAIDSATATKYYEQGLAAETECDRPAAIKAYQAAYTANPDDANICFRLAYALDVTGEEDEALHLYEECIKADKPHLNALINLAILYEDRNELSKAERCIRQVLATSPNHPRASLYIKDIIASKAMIIDDEAEKRNEKHMVLLDTPVTDFELSVRTRNALRKMNIRTLGDLLKVTEAELRSFKNFGDASLEEIKAMLAQKGLRLGQSVEQHQQAVKEQVYEQLADSQGDNEMLSRPIADLNLSVRARKALALLNVSCIGDVVLRTEAELMGVKNFGMTSLLEIKEKLAEMGMGLRTLEG; encoded by the coding sequence ATGACAGACGCTGATGCAACATTCGGTGCCGCACAGGCAATCGATTCCGCAACCGCAACCAAATACTACGAGCAAGGCCTTGCAGCCGAGACCGAGTGCGACCGCCCTGCCGCTATCAAAGCATACCAGGCCGCCTACACCGCGAACCCTGATGATGCCAACATTTGCTTCCGTCTCGCTTACGCCCTCGACGTCACCGGCGAAGAAGACGAAGCACTACACCTCTACGAAGAGTGCATCAAAGCTGACAAGCCTCACCTCAACGCACTCATCAACCTCGCCATTCTCTACGAAGACCGCAACGAGCTTTCCAAAGCAGAACGATGCATCCGCCAAGTTCTCGCCACAAGCCCCAATCACCCACGCGCTTCGCTCTACATCAAAGACATCATCGCTTCCAAAGCCATGATCATCGATGATGAAGCCGAAAAGCGCAACGAAAAGCACATGGTGCTTCTCGACACGCCTGTCACCGACTTCGAACTCTCTGTCCGCACACGCAACGCGCTCCGCAAAATGAACATCCGAACCCTCGGCGACCTCCTCAAAGTCACCGAAGCGGAACTACGCTCATTCAAAAACTTCGGCGACGCATCTCTCGAAGAGATCAAAGCCATGCTCGCACAAAAAGGCCTCCGTCTCGGCCAATCCGTCGAGCAGCATCAGCAAGCCGTCAAAGAACAAGTCTACGAACAACTCGCAGACTCACAGGGCGACAACGAAATGCTCTCACGCCCCATCGCTGACCTCAACCTCTCCGTACGTGCTCGCAAAGCACTCGCACTCCTCAACGTCTCATGCATCGGCGACGTCGTCCTCCGCACAGAGGCCGAACTCATGGGCGTCAAAAACTTCGGCATGACCTCACTCCTCGAGATCAAAGAAAAACTCGCCGAAATGGGCATGGGGCTTCGCACCCTCGAAGGCTAA